Genomic window (Dyadobacter fanqingshengii):
ATGGCGGCGGCGAAGATCAGCGAGGCTGGGCGACGCAGGGTAAAACAAATCTGATCCTCGACAACCTCATTGCGGAAGGCAAAGCGAAACCGATGCTGGTGGTGATGATGGACGGAAACCCGGGCAGTCCGATGGGTCCGGGCAGTATGGCTACCGCTGGTGATGGCTTTTTGAAAATCTTCGAAAGTGAGCTGAACTTGGGGGCGATCCCATTTGTAGAAAGCAACTTCCGCGTGCAGGCCGATGCAGCCCATCGCGCACTCGCGGGCCTTTCCATGGGTGGCATACAGACGTTGTATGCAGGGGTGAAAAACACCGATATGTTCTCGTCCCTGGGAGTGTTCAGCTCCGGGTGGTTTGCCAACAACGATGCACTATCCGGCCCGCATTACGCATTTGCGAAGGACAATGCGAAAACCATCAACGGAAATCTTAAAAACTTCTGGATTTCGATGGGTGGAGAGGAAGATATCGCTTACAAAAACTGCAAGATCATGCTTTCGAAGTACGACGAGCTAGGCATTAAATACCAGTACAGCGAATATCGAGGCGGCCACACGTGGCCGGTTTGGCGACATGACCTATTCGGGTTTTCGCAGCTCTTATTTAAATAATATTTTCATCAACTCTGACATTAAATCATGGTAAAATCATCCCCATTAAAGTCTTGGGTGCAATGTATGGTTGTCTCGACCACATTGTTTTCGTCGCACCAGCTTTTCGCGCAAAAGTCCCTCAAAGAAGCATACAAAGATTATTTCCCAATCGGAGTCGCGGTTTCTCCCAGAAGTGTGACCGGCCCGGAGGCGGAACTCATTAAGCAGCAGTTCAATAGCATTACGCCCGAAAACGCCATGAAAATGGGGCCGATCCATCCGGCGAAAAACCAATACAATTGGAAAGATGGAGACGCAATTGTTGAATTTGGACAATCGAACGGCATCAAAGTCAGAGGCCACACATTATGCTGGCATAACCAGACGCCAAAATGGTTTTTTACAGATTCAACCGGCGCACAGGTTTCACGGGAAGAATTATTGGCCCGTTTGAAACAGCACATTACCGACGTTGTGACGCACTACAAAGGCAAAATCTACGCCTGGGATGTTGTGAATGAAGCCGTTCCCGACACGGGCAAAGGCATTTACAGGGAATCGAAATTTTACCAGATCATAGGTGAAGATTACATTCAAAAAGCATTCGAATATGCACATGCTGCCGATCCCGGTGCCAAGCTTTTTTACAATGATTACAACACCGAAAGCGCTGTTAAAAGGGAGAAAATCTATCAATTGGTAAAAAAACTGAAAGATAAAAACGTCCCGATCCATGGCGTGGGCTTGCAGGCACATTGGTCTATTTTCGAACCTACGCAGGCAGAACTTGAAAAGTCGATAACGCAGTTTGCGAGCCTGGGATTAGCGGTTCAGATCACGGAACTCGACGTTTCAGTACATCCCAAAGAGCACGAGCGCCGCGAAAGAAAAGCTGGCGATGAAAAGAGCGTTTTTACGCCGGAAATGGAGCAAAAGCAGGCAGCCCATTACAAGATGATTTTTGACACTTTTCGTAAACACAAAGGCACCATTACCGGTGTGACATTCTGGAATGTTTCAGACAAAACGACCTGGCTGGACAATTTTCCAGTTCCCGGCCGCAAAGATTATCCGCTGCTTTTTGACCAGAACTTTAAACCCAAAAAAGCGTTTGACGGCGTAGTGAATTTTTAAAAAGCGCTAGTTCTTTCCTTGTAAGCAAATGCGTTCCATTCAGTTTTTATTGTTGCTAATCTTTTTTTCCGGCTATACAGTCGGGCAAGTCCGCTTGCCCAAGCTGGTTGCGGATAACATGGTTTTGCAGCGCGACCAGCCGATCACAATTTGGGGATGGTCAGCGCCGAAAGAAAAGGTGACTGTAACATTCAAAAACAAAAGTAGGAGCGTGGTCACCGGCGCAGATGGCAAATGGGAAATTCAACTGCCGGCGCAGCCTGCCGGGACGGGTTTTGAGATGTTGATAATTGGCAAAAACCAGATCAGGATCAAGAATATCGCGTTTGGCGATGTGTGGCTTTGCAACGGACAGAGCAATATGGTCATTAACATGGAGCGTGTAAAGGAACGTTTTCCCGACGATATCGCTTCGGCCAGTTACCCGGATATCCGCAATTTTTTTATCCAAACAATCACCGATCTGAACGCTCCGCAGGCGGACTTCCCAAACGGTGAATGGAAAATGGCCAACTCCAAGGACGTGCTCAGCTTTGGCGCTGTTTCCTATTTTTTTGCAAGAGATCTTTATGATCATTACAAAGTTCCGATTGGAATCATCAACAGTTCGGTAGGAGGCACGCCGATCGAAGCCTGGATCAGTGAAGATGGTTATAGGGATTTTGCTGATATCCAGAAGGTTATCAATCAAAATAAAGATACTGCCTATGTGCAGGCCAGGAAGCAGAACAATTTAAACAACGCACCAAAGCAGCCCAAATCCACCGATTTGGGACAAACAGAACATTGGGAAAGCCTAGATTATCAACCGAAAGGCTGGCGTAACTTCAACATTCCGGGTTATTGGGAAGATCAGGGGCTGAAAAATCTGAATGGGGTAGTCTGGTTTCGCAGGGAATTTGAAGTGCCCGAAAGCTGGATCGGGAAGCCGGTGAAGCTTTATATGGGACGCATTGTGGATGCGGATCAGATGTTTGTAAATGGAAAAAGCATTGGCAATGTTACTTACCAGTATCCACCACGGCGCTATGAAATTCCGGCTGGATTGTTGAAAGCGGGCAAGAATACATTTGCGATCCGGGTTACGAATACAGGCGGGAAAGGCGGTTTTGTGCCTGATAAGCCTTACTTCATGACAGCCAATGATCAGCAGATTGATTTAAAAGGAACCTGGCAATATAAGGTCGGACAGGTTTTTCCACCAATGAAAATTGCTGATCCTAGCAACATTCCATTCGTCGCGCAAAACCAGCCTGCTTCACTGTACAATGCAATGATCGCGCCGGTGTTGCCTATGAAATTGAAAGGTTTTCTCTGGTATCAGGGCGAGTCTAATGTTGATGAACCAGATGCTTACAATGTGCTTTTGCCAGCTTTGATCAATGATCGGCGGAGACTTTGGAATGATGAGAATTTACCATTTCTAGTGGTGCAGCTCCCTAATTTTCAAGACATTGATTTTACACCCGCAGAAAGCAATATGGCGTTGCTACGGGAAGCGCAGAATAAAGCTTTAACATTAAAAAACACGGCTGTAACTGTAACATTGGATCTGGGAGAATGGAACGACATTCACCCGCTGAACAAGAAGGATATTGGAAAAAGACTAGCCCTGTCTGCCAGAAACCTGGCTTATGGGGAGAAAAATGTCATTCATAGCGGCCCGACATTGAAATCGCAAAGCATTGAAGGCGACAAAATTATCCTGACTTTCGACAATGTTGCCGATGGCATAAAATCCATGGACGGAGAAGCATTGCGCTGGTTTTCGATGGCCGATGATGATCAGAAATTCGTTTGGGCTAATGCAAAAATTTTGGGTAAAGATCAGATTGAGTTATCCAGTGAAAGTGTAAAGACGCCCAAATATATTCGCTACGCATGGCAGGATAATCCCGAAGGAATCAACTTTTACAATTCAGCAAATCTTCCGGCCTCGCCTTTTCGCACGGACGGCGAACAACTGGATGAAACCAAACCCTGGAAAGGGAAGAAATGTGCCGTTGTACTAACCTATGACGATGCATTAAATGTTCATCTGGACAATGTGGTTCCTGCGCTGGATTCTCTCAGCTTGAAAGGCTCTTTTTACTTGACTGCATCTTCCGACGCGGCGCGTAACCGGATCAAGGACTGGCGGGCGGCCGCCGCCAACGGACATGAACTGGGGAATCACACCGTTTATCATCCCTGTGACGCAACCGGGCCGGGTATGAGCTGGGTGAAACCTGAGTACGATCTCAGCAAATACAGCCTTGCCAGAATTCAGGATGAGATTAGAATGTGCAATGCTTTTTTGAAATCCATTGATGGCCAAAGCAAGCGCACGTTTGCTTTCACCTGCGGACATAAAAAAGTGGCGGAAGGCGAATTTATACAAACCCTTTCAGATGAATTTATAGCGTCGAGGGCAGTAAGGCATGAAATGCATTCGATTGAGGAGCAGAACCTGATGGACATTGATTGCTATGCTATGGCGGGCGAAACCGGGGAAGAGCTGATCGAATTGGTTAAGGAGGCGCAGCAGAATGGCAAATTACTCGTTTTCCTCTTCCATGGCGTGGGCGGAGAACATGCATTAAATGTATCCAACGAAGCGCATAGCAAATTGCTGCATTACTTAAAGGAGCATGAAAAGGACATTTATATAGATACAATGCGCAATGTTGCTGAGCACATTCAAAATGTGAAAAAATAATTTTTGTAAATACGAGACATGACCAGAGGCTTCTTACTACTCTTTTTCAGCTTGATCTTCCTTGGTTCACCATCATTGGCAGCTGGTCCATTATCTGCCGATGGTGATGACGGATATCAGTTGTGGCTAAAATATGAGGCTGTTACTAACCCGACCATTAAGGCCGAATATTTGAAATACACAGCATTTATCGGGCAGCCAACCGAAGGTAAGATCCTACAAAGTGCATCCCAGGAGCTGCAAACGGGGTTGAAAAAGCTTTTAGGTAAAACGGTCAACATTACAAATTCATTTGGCAGCCGTTCAGGTGGAATTGTTTTTAAAATAGAAACGGGTGCAGATTCTGCGCAAAAACCGGAGGGTTATCAGATCAAATTGTCGGGCGGCAATATTGTTGTTAGTTCAAAAACTGAGCAGGGAATCTTGTATGGAACATTTGCGCTGCTGCGGCATATGCAAATGCAGGAAACTATCAAGGGTTTAAGCATTGCCAGCAGCCCGAAAGTGCGTTATCGGATGCTGAATCACTGGGATAATCCGGATGGCACGATCGAGCGCGGTTACGCGGGACAATCGCTTTGGAAATGGTACGAACTGCCTGAGCGCGTGGACCCGCGTTACGAGGATTATGCCCGGGCCAATGCGTCTTTGGGAATCAATGGAACTGTGCTGAATAATGTGAACGCCAGTGCGCGGTTTATGTCGCAGGAATACATTGTCAAGGTTGCAGCGGTTGCCAATGTGATGCGAAAATATGGGATTAAAACTTATTTGTCGGTATATTTTGCTGCACCCAAGACATTAGGCGGACTTCCCACTTCCGATCCGCTCGACCCGCAGGTTCGTGCGTGGTGGAAAGAAAAAGTGGCTCAGATCTATAAAGAAATTCCGGACTTTGGCGGGTTTTTGGTGAAGGCCAATTCAGAAGGGGAGCCAGGCCCGCAGGATTACGGCCGGACGCATGCCGACGGTGCCAATATGCTGGCCGAAGCATTCAGACCCTATGACGGCATTGTGGTCTGGCGGGCATTTGTTTACAAGGCCGATCCCAATGCGGACCGGTTCAAAGCGGCTTATGAGGAATTTGTGCCGTTGGACGGCAAATTTGATCCCAAAGTAATCGTGCAGGTAAAAAACGGTCCTATCGACTTTCAGCCCCGTGAACCATTCTCTCCTTTGTTCGGAAATATGCCGAAAACGCCGCTGGGCGTGGAGTTTCAAATCACGCAGGAATATTTGGGCTTTGCTACGCACGCTGTGTATGAAGCGCCCATTTTTAAAGAATGTCTGGATTCGGACACTTTTGTTAATGGTTCTGGATCAACTGTGGCGAAAGTCGTGGACGGAAGTTTACACGGTTATGCGCGTACGCTCATGGCGGGTGTGGCCAATACAGGAAACAGCCGCAACTGGACGGGCCATCCGCTAGCGCAGGCGAATTGGTATGCATTCGGAAGACTGAGTTGGGACCATCAGCTGAGTTCGGCGCAGATAGCCCAGGAATGGGTCGCGCTGACTTTAACACGAAATCAAAAAGCAGGCGAGCACATTACGGCATTAATGCTGAGATCGCGGGAAATCTACGTCGACTACAACACGCCGATCGGACTTTCGCGTCCGTGGATGGGCGTTCACTTCGCCCCCGAACCCTGGCAAAACAAAGGCTCCCGGCCCGACTGGACAGCTGTATATTACCACCGGGCCGATTCAATTGGGCTAGGCTTCGACAGAACCGCGTCCGGAAGCAATGCACTGGCGCAGTACCGGCCGGAAGTGCAACAGCAATGGAATAACCCCGACAAAACGCCTCTTCCTTATTTGCTATGGTTTCATCATGTACGCTGGGATCAAAAATTAAGCACCGGACGCTCGCTCTGGGAAGAACTTTGTACCCGATTTTACACCGGCGCGGATTCTGTTGTATGGATGCAGCAGCAATGGGACCTGGCGAAAGAAAATCTTGATACACAGGTTTATGCCGATGTGGCGGAGCGGTTGAAGGTTCAGCGGCGAGAAGCGCTTTGGTGGAGAGATGCCTGGGTGTTGTATTTACAAACATTTGCCAGACAACCTGTTCCTGCAGGTTTTAACCCGCCCAAGCAAACATTGGATGAAATCAAGAGATCCGTCAATGTATATCTGATGCGATAAGGCTCACTCTACTCCGAGAATAACAAATTTTTCATAAAAAGTTAATATTTTCTTTAAGTGTAGCATTGACAGATATTGAAAAGATATTATATTTGTTTATTGGATACATCTCATTAAAAATTAGATTAACCGTAGCTTTTTATTGCTGTCATCGTTCGCATTACAGTTTCTCGTAAGGGAAAATTTTGTCCTGTTCAACAAGTGTCATCTAAACATTTAAATCAACGCTTATGAAGAATCGATTACAAGTGTTTTCTTATCTCCGGGCTAGTTGGCTGAGGGGTTCTGCGCTTTTCATGCTGCTGTCTATGCAGTTGGTGTACGCCGGAACTTTTGCAGATCAGCAGGTTGCCGGAAAAGTTACGGCTGATAATGGCGAGGCCTTGCCGGGAGTGAATGTAACTTTAAAAGGCAGCAATACGGGCACAACCACGGACACCAAAGGGGAGTTCTCAATCAATGTTCCTTCGGAAAATAGTGTGCTGGTATTCAGTTTTATCGGCTACATGAAGCAGGAAGTTGTGGTGGGCACCAAAACCCGCATTGACATTCGCTTAGCCGCAGAGGATCAGGCTTTGGAAGAAATGGTGGTGATCGGTTATGGTTCGCAAAAGAAATCATCCCTGACCGGAGCCGTATCGTCGGTTTCACCCAAAGAACTGACCGCATTACCCGTTGTCAGCGCTGAACAGGCCTTGCAGGGTAGGGTGCCGGGCGTTCGGGTGGTTAATAATGGTAGCCCGGGGCAAACACCGGTCGTACGTATAAGGGGTATCGGTTCAATTAATTACGCCTCCGGACCACTTTATGTGATCGACGGAATCCCTGCCGGCGATCTGAACAACCTGGATCCAAAGGACATTGAATCATTAGAGGTGTTGAAGGATGCAAGCTCGGCCGCCATTTACGGGTCGCGGGCTTCCAATGGTGTAATCATCATCACCACCAAAAAAGGTTCGAAAGACGGCAAGCTGCACGTAAACCTGGATACTTACTATGGCACACAATCGGCCTGGAAAAAGCTCGATGTGCTTAATACAGACCAGTATATTCAGTATGCGACAGCACTGCTGGGAAATGCAGGCATCGCGATGCCGGGCCGGTTGACAGATCTGAACCAGCCTATTTATCAGGGGGCTACGCAAACATTTGCACAAACAAATACCAACTGGCAGGATGTGATGTTCCGCAGCGCGCCCATCCAGCAGCACCAGATTTCAGTGTCGGGCGGCAATGCTGTTTCCCGTTTCTTTACGTCTGCGGGCTATTTTGATCAGGAAGGGATTTTAATTGGTACAAATTACAAACGTGCCAATGTACGCCTCAACTCAGACCATCAGGTTGCCAAATTTCTGAGCATAGGACAGACCTTAACCGTCTCATTTGATAAATCTCGCGGTGAACAAGGCTTTGGAGGAGGACGCACGGCTGTGATGCAAATGATCCGTAACCTGCCTTACTGGCCTGTTACAGATCCCACGAAACCAGGTGGTTACAGTTCCCCAACCGCTGCGGATGGCAGTGACCCGGACAACCCGGTCCGCATTGCACTGATGGATGTTACACGCAATCAGCGTTTGAAATTGCTTGGATCGTTATTTGCCGAAGTTCGATTGGCCAGCTTTCTGAAATACCGTTTCAGTTTTGGTGCAGATGTCGTTTCCGCGAACACCGTTAATCAGTTTCCTATTTATAATGATGGTTTTAAATCCCGTACTCAATATGAGATCCAGGATAACCGCACCAATTTCTTCTCACCTGTGCTGACAAACCAGCTGACATTTGAAAAGAATTTTGGCAAACATTTGCTGAACATTACGGCGATCGTTGACAAGCAAACTTTCCGCACCAGCACGCTGAACGGATCCGGTTACCGCCCAAACAACGACATAGACGAATTGCAAGGTGCTTCCAACCCGAATGCCACAAGCACACTGGACGAAAGTTCGCTAATCTCTTATGTGGGACGTTTGAATTATGAATATGCAGGAAAATATCTGTTAAGCGGCTCTATCCGCCGCGACGGATCTTCGCGCTTTGCCCCGGGAAACAAATGGGGAACATTCCCTTCGCTTTCGTTGGGATGGCGTATCAGCGAAGAGGAATTCCTGAAATCTGTTCCTGAAATTTCTGAGCTGAAAATTCGCGCGAGCTACGGACAAACCGGTTTTAATGGAATAGGAAGCTACGCATGGCAGGCACTCGTGTCGGCTGACAACAGCAATTATGTTTTCGGTGGGAATAAAGTGCTGGGATCTTATTTCAGTTCACTCGCCAATACGCAGCTGAAATGGGAAAGTACAACCATGACTAACCTGGGAATAGACCTGGCTTTGTTCAACAACAGCGTCACATTTACCGCAGAAACTTATCGGCGTAATACGGATGGGTTATTGTTGCAAGTGCCGATCCCCAATTCGGTGGGTTACTCAACCTCGCCTTTGTCCAACATTGGAAGCATGAAAAACTGGGGCTATGAATTCCAGTTGGGTTACAGCAAAAACGACGGCGATTTCAAATGGAATGCTTCTGCCAATCTGGACATTACCAGAAACAAAGTGCTGAGCCTTGCAACCGAAAGTGCTACGCTTTTCTCAGGATCCAATGCAGATTTCGGAGGTTCTGATATTACAAAAACGGAGGCCGGACATCCGATTCAGTCATTCTTTGGATGGCAGGTGGACGGCATTTTCCAGAACAAAGGTGAAATTGATGCCGCAAATGCACTGGATGGAGATGACAAAACCAAATATCAGGATGCGGCAGCTCCGGGAGATATCCGGTTTAAGGACCTGGATGGCGATGGCCGGATCACGCCTTCTGACAGGGCTTATCTGGGTAGCTTTATTCCAAAGTTCAGCTACGGCGCCAATTTGGGAGGAAGCTATAAAAACTTCGACTTTACATTATATCTGCAAGGTGTTCAGGGAAATAAAATTTACAATGGAACGAAGGTGATCGAGCAGGGAATGCTGCGATTGTTCAATGCGGGAACGGATGTGCTGAGCGCATGGACGCCAACCAATACGGATACGGATGTGCCAAGAGCGATCAGTGGTGATCCTAATAACAACAGCCGTTCGAGTGACCGTTTTGTAGAAAACGGCTCATATATGCGGATCAAAAACCTGAGCATTGGCTACACAATTCCTGTGAAAATACTGTCTGCATTGACGAAAGAAACGATTACCAAAGCGCGTTTCTATGTTTCAGCGACTAACCTGCTGACCTTCACCAAATATTCGGGACTGGATCCTGAAATTGGCGTGAATGGTTCTTCTACGGACACAGCAACGCAGCTGATCAACGGGATCGATTACGGTATGTATCCGCAGCCAAGAACCCTCCAAGTGGGATTGAGCGTAGGGTTTTGACATTAAAACTTTTATAAAATGAAAAAGAAACTAATCATCATATACGCCTGTCTGTTTGGAATTGTGTTCGCCTGTAATGATGACACTCTGGAAAAGACAAACCCCAATGGCGTGACCGTGGAAGGTTACTACAAAAACGGGGCTGAGCTGAACAGTGGCGTTACGAGTGTGTATTCCATGCTCAAATCCAATAACCTCGTTGCCAGGGAATGGTTCTTTCTGCACGACCTGCGCAGCGACGATGTAGCGGCAGGCGGCGGGCAGCTCGAAACCCCGCGTAACCAGCTGCTGCTCGGGACGCATGACACCAGCAATTCTGTTTTGGGAACGGTTTGGCTTGCTTATTACCGTTTGATCCACCGCGCCAATGCAGTCGTGGACAACTCCGAAAAAGTAACAGACCTTGCAGATGGCGACAAGAAAAGGTTGCTTGCGGAAGCGCGTTTTCTGAGGGCTTATGCTTACTACGAGCTCGTAAGTCTTTGGGGTGATGTGCCGCTTTATAAAAATTATGTACTAACTGTCGACGGCAGTTTGCCACGTTCTCCGGCGGAAGAAGTATACGCCTTCGTGATCTCCGAATTGCAGGCGATCCAGGCTGATCTTCCATTGACTTACGATGCAGCGAACCAAGGCCGGGTGACCAAAGGAGCCGCCCAGATGCTTCTGGCAAGGGCACATATGCAAAAAGGTGATTATGCCAATGCCAAAATTGAGTTGCTTAAAGTTTACAGCTCAGGCGTTTATGCGCTTGTGGATAACTATAATGATAACTTTTTGGAAGAGACTGAATTTAATAAAGAGTCTATTTTCGAGGTTAACTTCTTTCCTTCGGGCGGTGTATACAACTGGGATGGTGACGGAAACGGCGCCACGGCCGGAACTGAAACGGTGCGTACGCAGGAATATTCGGCCATTGGATGGCGTAATGTTATCCCGTCGAACAGTCTGCTCTCGGAATTTGAAAAAACCAAAAAAGGCGACGCCAAAACCGACCCGCGTTATGAGGACTCTTTCTATTTCACAGGAGAAAAATATAACAAAGGCGCTAATACATTAACAGATGGCCAGCAGAATGGTAACGCCTCCGTGGTGGATGGTGTGACGCAGAAAGTAAGCTGGCAGAAATATTCGCTGATGTATAAAATGAATGAATCATTCCTGACCGGGGCGATCAACCAGCGGATCATGCGTTTTGCGGAAACAATTCTTTCGCTTGCCGAGGTTGAAAATGAGTTGGGAAACACGGCACAAGCAGTGAAATATCTGAACTTGATCCGCGCGCGCAAGAGCGTGAGCATGCCAGCCTATCCAACGTCAAGATTTCCTGTTTCAAACAAAGACCAGGTCTTCGCAGCCATTGTCCACGAAAAACGCGTGGAGCAAAGCGGCGAACAAATCCGGAACAGGGACATTGTAAGATGGAGGAAGCTGAACAAGCAAAAAGCTGAGCCACTGACCTATTTCCAGGCTAACAAGCACGAATTGCTGCCCATTCCGCAACAGGAAGTGGATAACAATGCGAAGATCGAGCCGGGCGATCAGAATCCTGGGTATTAGTAAGCTCGTCATCACACCTGTCACCCCGAGCGGAGCGGCCGCCGCTGCGGTCGAAGGGAAGGAGCAGGACGCTTTGGCATCCTGCTCCTTCCCTTCGGCTCCGCTCAGGGTGACAATCCAATAAAAAGCAGCATTTCACATATGCATAAGACCGCCCTTCTGATCTTACTCCTTGTTCTTTCCTTCTCCTGCAAAGACAAGCAGGAACCCTTGTTCACGTCACACAAATCAACAGAAACCGGAATCAAATTTTCCAATACATTAACCCCCAATGACTCTATCAACCCTTTCACATTTACCAACTTTTATAATGGCGGTGGGGTCGGGATTGGGGATGTGAATAATGATGGGAAGCCGGATATTTTCTTTGGCGGGAACCAGGTGAGCTGCCGGTTGTATTTGAGCAAAATTGATACACTCACTAAAAAATGGGCATTTGAGGATATAACTGAGGCGGCTGGCGTGAAAACAAACCGCTGGTGCACGGGGATTTCTATGGTCGACATTAATCAGGATGGCTTGCTGGACATTTATGTTTCCGTGGCAAAACACATTAAGATTCCTGCCGCAGACACTGA
Coding sequences:
- a CDS encoding endo-1,4-beta-xylanase gives rise to the protein MVVSTTLFSSHQLFAQKSLKEAYKDYFPIGVAVSPRSVTGPEAELIKQQFNSITPENAMKMGPIHPAKNQYNWKDGDAIVEFGQSNGIKVRGHTLCWHNQTPKWFFTDSTGAQVSREELLARLKQHITDVVTHYKGKIYAWDVVNEAVPDTGKGIYRESKFYQIIGEDYIQKAFEYAHAADPGAKLFYNDYNTESAVKREKIYQLVKKLKDKNVPIHGVGLQAHWSIFEPTQAELEKSITQFASLGLAVQITELDVSVHPKEHERRERKAGDEKSVFTPEMEQKQAAHYKMIFDTFRKHKGTITGVTFWNVSDKTTWLDNFPVPGRKDYPLLFDQNFKPKKAFDGVVNF
- a CDS encoding sialate O-acetylesterase; translation: MRSIQFLLLLIFFSGYTVGQVRLPKLVADNMVLQRDQPITIWGWSAPKEKVTVTFKNKSRSVVTGADGKWEIQLPAQPAGTGFEMLIIGKNQIRIKNIAFGDVWLCNGQSNMVINMERVKERFPDDIASASYPDIRNFFIQTITDLNAPQADFPNGEWKMANSKDVLSFGAVSYFFARDLYDHYKVPIGIINSSVGGTPIEAWISEDGYRDFADIQKVINQNKDTAYVQARKQNNLNNAPKQPKSTDLGQTEHWESLDYQPKGWRNFNIPGYWEDQGLKNLNGVVWFRREFEVPESWIGKPVKLYMGRIVDADQMFVNGKSIGNVTYQYPPRRYEIPAGLLKAGKNTFAIRVTNTGGKGGFVPDKPYFMTANDQQIDLKGTWQYKVGQVFPPMKIADPSNIPFVAQNQPASLYNAMIAPVLPMKLKGFLWYQGESNVDEPDAYNVLLPALINDRRRLWNDENLPFLVVQLPNFQDIDFTPAESNMALLREAQNKALTLKNTAVTVTLDLGEWNDIHPLNKKDIGKRLALSARNLAYGEKNVIHSGPTLKSQSIEGDKIILTFDNVADGIKSMDGEALRWFSMADDDQKFVWANAKILGKDQIELSSESVKTPKYIRYAWQDNPEGINFYNSANLPASPFRTDGEQLDETKPWKGKKCAVVLTYDDALNVHLDNVVPALDSLSLKGSFYLTASSDAARNRIKDWRAAAANGHELGNHTVYHPCDATGPGMSWVKPEYDLSKYSLARIQDEIRMCNAFLKSIDGQSKRTFAFTCGHKKVAEGEFIQTLSDEFIASRAVRHEMHSIEEQNLMDIDCYAMAGETGEELIELVKEAQQNGKLLVFLFHGVGGEHALNVSNEAHSKLLHYLKEHEKDIYIDTMRNVAEHIQNVKK
- a CDS encoding alpha-glucuronidase family glycosyl hydrolase; protein product: MTRGFLLLFFSLIFLGSPSLAAGPLSADGDDGYQLWLKYEAVTNPTIKAEYLKYTAFIGQPTEGKILQSASQELQTGLKKLLGKTVNITNSFGSRSGGIVFKIETGADSAQKPEGYQIKLSGGNIVVSSKTEQGILYGTFALLRHMQMQETIKGLSIASSPKVRYRMLNHWDNPDGTIERGYAGQSLWKWYELPERVDPRYEDYARANASLGINGTVLNNVNASARFMSQEYIVKVAAVANVMRKYGIKTYLSVYFAAPKTLGGLPTSDPLDPQVRAWWKEKVAQIYKEIPDFGGFLVKANSEGEPGPQDYGRTHADGANMLAEAFRPYDGIVVWRAFVYKADPNADRFKAAYEEFVPLDGKFDPKVIVQVKNGPIDFQPREPFSPLFGNMPKTPLGVEFQITQEYLGFATHAVYEAPIFKECLDSDTFVNGSGSTVAKVVDGSLHGYARTLMAGVANTGNSRNWTGHPLAQANWYAFGRLSWDHQLSSAQIAQEWVALTLTRNQKAGEHITALMLRSREIYVDYNTPIGLSRPWMGVHFAPEPWQNKGSRPDWTAVYYHRADSIGLGFDRTASGSNALAQYRPEVQQQWNNPDKTPLPYLLWFHHVRWDQKLSTGRSLWEELCTRFYTGADSVVWMQQQWDLAKENLDTQVYADVAERLKVQRREALWWRDAWVLYLQTFARQPVPAGFNPPKQTLDEIKRSVNVYLMR
- a CDS encoding SusC/RagA family TonB-linked outer membrane protein is translated as MKNRLQVFSYLRASWLRGSALFMLLSMQLVYAGTFADQQVAGKVTADNGEALPGVNVTLKGSNTGTTTDTKGEFSINVPSENSVLVFSFIGYMKQEVVVGTKTRIDIRLAAEDQALEEMVVIGYGSQKKSSLTGAVSSVSPKELTALPVVSAEQALQGRVPGVRVVNNGSPGQTPVVRIRGIGSINYASGPLYVIDGIPAGDLNNLDPKDIESLEVLKDASSAAIYGSRASNGVIIITTKKGSKDGKLHVNLDTYYGTQSAWKKLDVLNTDQYIQYATALLGNAGIAMPGRLTDLNQPIYQGATQTFAQTNTNWQDVMFRSAPIQQHQISVSGGNAVSRFFTSAGYFDQEGILIGTNYKRANVRLNSDHQVAKFLSIGQTLTVSFDKSRGEQGFGGGRTAVMQMIRNLPYWPVTDPTKPGGYSSPTAADGSDPDNPVRIALMDVTRNQRLKLLGSLFAEVRLASFLKYRFSFGADVVSANTVNQFPIYNDGFKSRTQYEIQDNRTNFFSPVLTNQLTFEKNFGKHLLNITAIVDKQTFRTSTLNGSGYRPNNDIDELQGASNPNATSTLDESSLISYVGRLNYEYAGKYLLSGSIRRDGSSRFAPGNKWGTFPSLSLGWRISEEEFLKSVPEISELKIRASYGQTGFNGIGSYAWQALVSADNSNYVFGGNKVLGSYFSSLANTQLKWESTTMTNLGIDLALFNNSVTFTAETYRRNTDGLLLQVPIPNSVGYSTSPLSNIGSMKNWGYEFQLGYSKNDGDFKWNASANLDITRNKVLSLATESATLFSGSNADFGGSDITKTEAGHPIQSFFGWQVDGIFQNKGEIDAANALDGDDKTKYQDAAAPGDIRFKDLDGDGRITPSDRAYLGSFIPKFSYGANLGGSYKNFDFTLYLQGVQGNKIYNGTKVIEQGMLRLFNAGTDVLSAWTPTNTDTDVPRAISGDPNNNSRSSDRFVENGSYMRIKNLSIGYTIPVKILSALTKETITKARFYVSATNLLTFTKYSGLDPEIGVNGSSTDTATQLINGIDYGMYPQPRTLQVGLSVGF
- a CDS encoding RagB/SusD family nutrient uptake outer membrane protein, whose amino-acid sequence is MKKKLIIIYACLFGIVFACNDDTLEKTNPNGVTVEGYYKNGAELNSGVTSVYSMLKSNNLVAREWFFLHDLRSDDVAAGGGQLETPRNQLLLGTHDTSNSVLGTVWLAYYRLIHRANAVVDNSEKVTDLADGDKKRLLAEARFLRAYAYYELVSLWGDVPLYKNYVLTVDGSLPRSPAEEVYAFVISELQAIQADLPLTYDAANQGRVTKGAAQMLLARAHMQKGDYANAKIELLKVYSSGVYALVDNYNDNFLEETEFNKESIFEVNFFPSGGVYNWDGDGNGATAGTETVRTQEYSAIGWRNVIPSNSLLSEFEKTKKGDAKTDPRYEDSFYFTGEKYNKGANTLTDGQQNGNASVVDGVTQKVSWQKYSLMYKMNESFLTGAINQRIMRFAETILSLAEVENELGNTAQAVKYLNLIRARKSVSMPAYPTSRFPVSNKDQVFAAIVHEKRVEQSGEQIRNRDIVRWRKLNKQKAEPLTYFQANKHELLPIPQQEVDNNAKIEPGDQNPGY